The Pyrococcus horikoshii OT3 genome includes a window with the following:
- a CDS encoding P1 family peptidase, protein MKAQELGIKIGVFKPGKRNKITDVKGVKVGHVTLIKGKGKLIPGKGPVRTGVTAILPHEGNIYKEKVLAGAFVMNGYSKPVGLIQLWELGTIETPIILTNTLSIGTAVEGLLDYILEENEDIGVTTGSVNPLVLECNDSYLNDIRGRHVKREHVVEAIKRADEDFEEGAVGAGTGMSAFEFKGGIGSASRIVEIEGKKYTVGALVLSNFGRREDLTIAGVPVGLELKNWPGRGGEGKGSIIMIIATDAPLTGRQLNRVAKRAIVGLARTGGYAYNGSGDIAVAFSTANRIKHYEKEVIEIKALPDSVISPLFKATAEAVEEAIINSLLEARTMDGRDNHVRYALPKEELLRIMRRYGRLEE, encoded by the coding sequence ATGAAAGCCCAAGAGTTAGGGATTAAAATTGGCGTGTTTAAGCCAGGGAAGAGAAACAAAATAACTGACGTTAAAGGAGTTAAAGTGGGACACGTAACATTAATCAAGGGAAAAGGGAAGCTGATACCAGGAAAGGGACCAGTAAGAACAGGTGTTACCGCAATACTACCACACGAAGGGAACATATACAAAGAGAAAGTTCTAGCAGGAGCTTTCGTAATGAACGGGTATTCTAAGCCAGTTGGCTTGATCCAGCTTTGGGAGCTGGGAACTATAGAAACCCCAATAATATTGACGAACACGTTGAGCATTGGAACGGCCGTTGAAGGCCTTTTAGATTACATTCTAGAGGAGAATGAAGACATAGGCGTTACAACTGGTTCAGTTAACCCCCTAGTGCTGGAGTGCAACGATTCATACCTTAATGACATCAGGGGAAGGCACGTCAAGAGGGAACATGTGGTTGAGGCAATAAAGAGAGCAGATGAAGACTTTGAAGAAGGAGCAGTAGGAGCTGGAACCGGAATGAGCGCCTTTGAATTCAAAGGAGGAATAGGATCCGCTTCAAGGATAGTGGAAATAGAGGGTAAGAAATATACCGTGGGGGCACTAGTTCTTAGCAACTTTGGAAGGAGGGAAGATCTAACGATCGCTGGAGTTCCAGTTGGATTGGAACTTAAAAATTGGCCAGGAAGAGGGGGAGAGGGAAAAGGGAGCATTATAATGATAATAGCAACCGATGCCCCCCTAACGGGTAGGCAATTAAATAGGGTAGCCAAGAGGGCCATTGTAGGGCTGGCCAGAACGGGTGGATACGCTTACAATGGGAGCGGGGATATAGCGGTAGCATTCTCAACGGCCAATAGGATTAAACACTATGAAAAGGAGGTCATCGAAATAAAAGCGCTCCCAGATTCTGTAATCTCTCCCCTGTTTAAGGCCACTGCTGAAGCAGTGGAAGAGGCCATAATAAATTCCCTGCTAGAGGCAAGAACGATGGATGGAAGAGATAACCATGTTAGGTATGCACTTCCAAAAGAGGAGTTGCTAAGGATAATGAGGAGATACGGGAGGTTGGAGGAATGA